In Prunus dulcis chromosome 2, ALMONDv2, whole genome shotgun sequence, a single genomic region encodes these proteins:
- the LOC117618206 gene encoding T-complex protein 1 subunit gamma-like, with amino-acid sequence MDIQKYIKVEKVPGGQLEDSVVRKGVMINKDVIAPGKMRRKIFNQRIILLDWPLQYKKGENQTNAELLKEEEWGVLLQLEEEYIERLCVQILKFKPDVVITEKGLSDLACHYFSKAGVSGMRRLRKTDNNRIAKACGAVIVNRPDELQQSDVGTGAGIFEVKKIGDEFFAFIVDCKEPKACTVLLRGPSKDL; translated from the coding sequence ATGGATATTCAAAAGTACATAAAGGTTGAGAAGGTTCCTGGTGGCCAGTTGGAAGATTCAGTTGTTCGCAAAGGAGTAATGATTAACAAAGATGTTATTGCACCTggaaaaatgagaagaaagaTTTTCAACCAACGCATCATTCTTCTTGATTGGCCTCTCCAATATAAGAAAGGCGAGAACCAAACAAATGCTGAGTTgcttaaagaagaagaatggggAGTCCTGCTACAATTGGAAGAAGAATACATCGAGAGGCTATGTGTGCAAATATTGAAGTTTAAACCAGATGTGGTTATCACAGAAAAGGGGCTTAGTGACTTGGCATGCCATTATTTTAGCAAGGCCGGCGTCAGTGGAATGAGGAGGTTGCGGAAAACAGATAATAACCGAATTGCCAAGGCTTGTGGGGCTGTAATTGTTAACAGACCAGATGAATTGCAACAGTCTGATGTTGGGACAGGCGCTGGGATATTTGAGGTTAAGAAAATTGGTGATGAGTTTTTTGCATTCATTGTTGATTGCAAAGAGCCTAAAGCATGTACTGTACTCTTGAGAGGTCCTAGTAAGGATCTGTGA
- the LOC117618207 gene encoding uncharacterized protein LOC117618207: protein MRYLKLAEDLEDFGKYPWGAVSYAKTNASLLRALCADYQRVKVPTKTAKKKKSGKKPTTTATGRPREYHLKGFPYALQIWAYEVFPALAALHLVVHEENAHIPRLLHWRSNSSPRFYELMSQVFENREVDVQLLRPSVMDKQQPYWTWGDSADDSEELVDLLGDDAEQQTGTSASVEEKEKDIDDTANLPSSSKGTVASRELRTLKRDFQRTKDELAKVSLSNRALCDRVHQLEDKVRKESMKAEKEFEKNTKCVEDFRNTWLQWSIILSWR from the exons ATGCGATATTTGAAGTTGGCGGAAGACCTTGAAGACTTTGGGAAGTATCCATGGGGTGCTGTGTCTTATGCGAAGACAAATGCGTCACTGCTGAGGGCACTTTGTGCAGATTACCAGCGAGTGAAAGTGCCCACAAAaactgccaaaaaaaaaaaatctggaaagAAACCAACAACAACGGCAACCGGTAGACCAAGAGAGTACCACCTCAAAGGTTTTCCGTATGCACTTCAG ATTTGGGCGTATGAGGTGTTTCCAGCGTTGGCTGCACTACATTTGGTGGTGCACGAAGAAAATGCGCACATCCCTCGTTTACTACATTGGAGGAGCAATAGTTCGCCGCGTTTTTATGAGCTAATGAGCCAAGTATTCGAGAACCGTGAG GTTGATGTGCAGCTTCTCCGGCCATCTGTGATGGACAAGCAGCAGCCGTATTGGACTTGGGGTGACAGTGCTGACGACAGTGAAGAACTTGTTGACTTGTTGGGCGATGACGCTGAACAACAAACCGGCACTTCTGCCTctgtagaagaaaaagagaaggacaTTGACGATACTGCAAACCTTCCGTCGTCTTCTAAG GGTACAGTCGCGTCCAGAGAGTTACGCACTTTGAAGCGTGACTTTCAAAGGACAAAGGATGAATTGGCCAAAGTTTCCCTATCAAATCGAGCACTTTGCGACAGAGTGCATCAGTTGGAAGACAAGGTACGGAAGGAGTCAATGAAAGCTGAAAAAGAGTtcgaaaaaaatacaaagtgtGTGGAGGATTTCCGCAACACCTGGCTTCAATGGAGCATTATTTTAAGTTGGAGATAG